A region from the Oligoflexia bacterium genome encodes:
- a CDS encoding gamma carbonic anhydrase family protein: MTEQLITLSNGQSPQLHETVFLAPSSYIIGEVSMGEQCSVWFGSIIRGDVNYIKIGKRTNVQDQSMLHVTHKTHPLIIGDEVTIGHRVTLHGCTLEDRILVGMGATIMDGAHIESDVIIGAGAPVTPNTKISSGGLVVGSPAKVKREL; encoded by the coding sequence GTGACTGAACAGTTAATTACATTAAGCAATGGCCAATCACCTCAGTTACATGAGACGGTCTTTTTGGCGCCGTCTTCTTATATTATTGGTGAAGTAAGTATGGGAGAGCAATGCAGTGTTTGGTTTGGTTCAATCATTCGCGGTGATGTTAACTACATAAAGATTGGAAAAAGAACCAATGTGCAAGATCAGAGTATGTTGCATGTAACGCACAAAACCCATCCTTTAATTATTGGTGACGAAGTGACCATTGGTCATCGTGTTACCTTGCATGGCTGTACTCTTGAAGATAGAATTTTAGTGGGTATGGGGGCCACAATCATGGATGGAGCTCATATAGAGAGTGATGTGATTATTGGGGCGGGGGCGCCTGTTACACCCAATACAAAAATTTCTAGTGGGGGTTTGGTTGTTGGCAGCCCCGCTAAAGTAAAACGCGAATTAA
- the miaB gene encoding tRNA (N6-isopentenyl adenosine(37)-C2)-methylthiotransferase MiaB has translation MIQSKYGPVNSQRMHILTYGCQMNDYESDRTYRLFHNKYGYSWADHPHDADLVIFNTCSIREKADQKAFSALGELKKTKAERKQHMIIAVGGCSAQLRGKEIQSKFPFVDIVFGTHQWNILPELVEACLTKNKRQSNLDLFGWQKYSFLDVEKHQEQDKHPVTELITVQNGCDKFCSFCVVPYTRGRQVSRDLDDICREVEKVAQKGTKEVILLGQNVNAYGNDKSSDIGFSKLLRSVAAVDGIERIRYVTSHPSELSFEMIDTMAELDEVCNSLHLPIQSGSNRVLKAMNRDYTVDRFREVANYLYKTIPDMILTTDLMVAFPGETEEDFKDTLSAMEEFNFAESFSFLYSPRPNTKAAKREADFIPTEVGKQRLYELQDLQNKLSMQARQNYLGKTVKVLVDGVSARDGQQITGKMPQNWSVNFDGSKSLIGKVVDVKIDQVMSNTFKGQLISAVQEEQPSKVLPSVG, from the coding sequence ATGATTCAGAGTAAGTATGGGCCTGTGAATTCACAACGCATGCATATTTTGACCTATGGCTGTCAGATGAATGATTATGAATCTGACAGGACTTATCGCTTATTTCATAATAAATATGGCTACTCATGGGCCGATCATCCGCATGATGCAGATCTTGTTATATTTAATACCTGTAGTATTCGTGAGAAGGCTGATCAAAAAGCTTTTTCTGCCTTGGGAGAGCTCAAAAAAACCAAAGCTGAACGCAAGCAACATATGATTATTGCTGTGGGGGGCTGCAGTGCCCAATTGCGTGGCAAAGAAATTCAAAGTAAGTTTCCATTTGTGGACATTGTTTTTGGCACCCATCAATGGAATATTCTTCCAGAACTGGTAGAAGCATGTTTAACGAAAAATAAACGGCAAAGCAATTTAGATCTTTTTGGTTGGCAAAAATACAGCTTTTTAGATGTTGAAAAGCATCAAGAGCAAGACAAACATCCAGTTACAGAGTTGATTACTGTTCAAAATGGTTGTGATAAGTTTTGTAGCTTTTGTGTGGTTCCCTACACAAGAGGTCGTCAGGTGAGTCGTGATCTTGATGATATCTGTAGAGAAGTTGAAAAAGTTGCACAAAAAGGGACCAAAGAGGTTATTTTATTGGGACAGAACGTTAATGCCTACGGCAATGATAAAAGCTCTGACATTGGTTTTTCTAAGCTTTTAAGGTCAGTTGCAGCCGTTGATGGTATAGAAAGAATACGGTATGTTACCTCACATCCTTCTGAGCTTAGTTTTGAAATGATAGATACCATGGCTGAGCTGGATGAAGTGTGCAACAGCTTGCATTTACCGATTCAGAGTGGATCTAATCGAGTACTTAAAGCAATGAATAGAGATTATACCGTTGATCGTTTTCGTGAAGTGGCCAACTATCTTTACAAAACCATCCCTGATATGATTTTAACCACTGACTTGATGGTGGCGTTTCCAGGTGAAACAGAAGAAGACTTTAAAGATACCTTAAGTGCCATGGAAGAATTTAATTTTGCTGAAAGTTTTTCGTTTTTGTATTCTCCAAGGCCAAATACCAAAGCTGCAAAACGTGAAGCGGATTTTATTCCTACAGAAGTTGGTAAGCAGCGTTTATATGAGTTGCAAGACTTGCAAAATAAATTATCCATGCAAGCACGACAAAACTATTTAGGAAAAACTGTAAAAGTGTTGGTAGATGGTGTGTCTGCAAGAGATGGTCAGCAAATTACCGGTAAAATGCCGCAAAACTGGTCAGTTAATTTTGATGGAAGCAAAAGCCTTATTGGTAAAGTTGTTGATGTAAAAATTGATCAGGTCATGAGTAATACATTTAAGGGCCAATTGATCTCTGCGGTACAAGAAGAACAACCATCCAAAGTTCTTCCCAGTGTAGGATAA